In Anopheles arabiensis isolate DONGOLA chromosome 2, AaraD3, whole genome shotgun sequence, the genomic window ATACCATCCACCGGCACAATGCCGACGCGAAGGTGAAGCTCAACATGCAGGGCATTGCGATCGGCAATGGGCTGTGCGATCCGTTCCATCAGCTCGTGTACGGCGACTACCTGTACCAGCTGGGGCTGATCGATGGCAACACGCGCGACCAGTTCCATCAGTACGAGGCGAAGGGCCGGGACTGCATCAGCAAGAAGGACTTTGAGTGTGCGTTCGACGTGTTCGACGAGCTGATCAATGGCGACCAGTACCCGAGCGGCTCGCTGTTCAAGAATGCGTCAGGCTTCACGACGTATTTCAACTACCTGCAGACGAGTCCCGATCCGTCGGATGAGTATATGGGCAAGTTTTTGCAGCTGGCGGAAACGCGCCGTGCCATTCACGTCGGCAACAACTCGTTCCACGATCTGGAGGGCGAGAACAAGGTCGAGGATCATCTGAAGCTGGACGTGATGCAGTCGGTGATGCCGTATCTGAATGAGCTGCTGCACTCGTACCGGGTGGTCATTTACAACGGTCAGCTGGACATTATTGTGGCGTACCCGCTCACGATGAACTACGTCACGAAGCTGAACTTCCCCGGCATGGAAGATTACAAGAAAGCCCCGCGGCACATCTGGCGAGTGGACGGGGAGATTGCGGGGTACGCGAAGGAGGCGGGCAATCTGGTAGAGGTACTGGTACGCAATGCTGGCCATATGGTACCGAAGGATCGCCCGAAATGGGCACTGGATTTGCTGATGCGCCTGACGCACGGTAAAAAGTACGGAAAGCAGTAAAGCCGTTCGTGTCGGAAGCATTTGAGGAATGGAAAAAGCGAATAAAGATGATTAAAGTCGTTTAAATGAACGTTATTCTATTGAATTGCTAAAGCCTATTACACGTATTTACAGAACACTCTTAGTTAATACATTTCCGACCCTACACAAACGCCTTGCAAAGCGTAATGGTATGATCGACCCCGCACGTCACCTTCTGTACGCGTGCATTAAGTGCCACTTTTAGTGGGAAGAATTGATCGTTTTTGTGGCCCAACCCCAGACAGGCGTACCGGTTGTAGCCCCACATGTACAGATCGTGCTGATCATTGATGGCCGCCGAGTGGGTAATGCCACACGCGATCGAGATCACCTTTGCGTTGGGGGAGAATTCATTCCTCCCGAACAGTGCTGGCGGAATGCGGGTAGGCGTTGGCCGGTGCTGCACTTCCGGACCGAAGCCAAGGATACCGTAGCCCCAGGAAAATACGTCGCCGTGTTCTGCAAGGAAAAAAGGAGACAATTTGTAAGCACACAATGTCGTATTTTCAATCCGTACACTCCCCTATTACCATTTAAAGCAAGGCAGTATGAACCGGCAGCTGCTATGTCAACGATTTTGCCACACTCTTTCGCGAAGGGCAGGTACCGTGGGATGTTAATCTGTGGATTGTCTTGAGCAACGTCTCCCAGCTGACCGTACTCCGAATTGCCCCAGCCAAATAGATCTCCTTTGTCTGTAGGGAGTGGAGAACATAATTAATAACCAACGCTCTAATTCAACGTCCCACCCCCCGGTAACACACTCACCATTAATGGCCAATATCGTATCACAGCTGCTGGAAACCTTTACAATCCGTTCACCCTTCATATCGCCCTCCGCGGGACCGGGCGTATCGATCAACCCGTACCGACCCTGTCCCGCCTGGCCATCATCGCTCCAGCCACAGGAATAAACACGCCCCGCTTTCGTCAACATCATGCTGTGATCCTGTCCACATTCGATGGCTTGAACCGGTTCCTCCAGCCTGATAGTGTTCACCACTGGGTTGCGAAAATAATCCTCTTCTGCGACGATTTTCCGTCCACACTGCCCGTATGCGTTGTTGCCCCACGCTAGCACGGATCCGTCGTCGGTAAGTGCCAGCACGTGAGCTCGTCCAGCGCTTACTCCGACTACCCGATTGCGTTGTTCCGTTTTCGCTGAGCTAAGATCAATCGGGGCCGGGTAGATGGTCAGTTCCAGCGGTTTCTTGTGTGGTCCCGGTGCTTTCTGTACGCCCAGCTGCCCGTCCGTGTTGATGCCCGTGCCCCACACTTCCGGCCCGTCCGACTTTTCGACCACGTACACGGTGAATCCGTACCCGGCAGCCACATCCGCCACAGTGTGCCGTCCTTCGGCAAAGCTTAGCCTGCTTGGATGCTGCACAAAGTCGGTGAAAATTTGTGCCTGCTTCTTCAGGGACGTTTGCATACCGAGCGCTCCCGTTGCGGCCAAaccccacacatacacgcggGTGTCGTTCGGCTTCGCTACCGGGAAACGATGCACCGGCAGACGGGACACGTTCTGGCGCAGCACGCTGCGTCTATTGCTGGTGGCGTACCATCGGGTGCAGGTTTGGGCGCAGCCCGGTAACTGCCGAAAGCATGCACTTTGGACTGCGGATTGCATTTTAACGGCCACTTTTATTCACACTGAGCTGGACACGATCCCATTCCCCCTCGCGTCATGTTcaactgtgtttgtgtttttggtacATTACATAACCTCACACGCGCTATTTGACAGATAGAGGAGAGTTAACATAATAACAAAACCACCCGGGGGCTAGCTCGTTTGTTCCCGTCGTGGCAGGGAAATAGAACTTTTTATTATAAGTAAAGTAACAAAACAAGTTTTGATATTCACAGGTCATGATGGCTCGCAGGCTGGTAAGAATAGCAAAATACATATTCGTGTGTCTGAGTTCTGTTGCTTTCAACTCAACCGCTCTACCGCTTCCTTCCAGACCGCTGTTCTCAACCATGCACGGGCATTTTCCGGAACTGGCGCTCGTTCCTTCAGTCATTCTGCTTTTACCTGCACGAATCGCATGTACGAGCCGGACTACCTGGAGGTAATTATTTGATCCCTCGTCGTAGTATTATTACCAGCTCAATGTCCTTTGGGGAGAGCGTCACTCTGGCACGGTGCAAGCAGCACTTGTACGCATCCTCAAACAGCTGCACGAGAAACACTTCCGTCGCTTCATGCAATGCCTCCAGTGCCTGCGGTGTGATGCGATACCGGTGGTCAAACAGTTCCCGCACCAATCGGCCGAAGCTCGCCTTCGGGATGAGATGGTGCCAGGATAGCTGTAGTCTGAGCATTTCCTTTAATAGTGGTGCTATTCTGGGCTTTCGGTTCGGTCGTACATTTTGTGATGTTGAACCACCTCCCGGCGGACCGGCAGACACTGACCGACGCTGTGAGGTGGAAGCAACGGGTTCGgacggtgtgcgtgtgctgctgCGACTTCGTCGATTACGCTGAGACGGATCGTGCTCCTCCTCGTCTACCTCCTCTTCATCGCTTGTGGAAGGTGTATGCTGGCGGGCGGCGCTGCGTGATGCTCTGGACTCATCGGTCTGTTGGCTTCTttgtgattgtgattgtgtAGATGTTGGACGTGGTGTCTCGACCGAGCGTGACCGGTTTTGTGTGCCCGAAGATTGTGCACTTGCGCTACTTGCACCGCGTCGGTTACGCTGGGAAGCatcttcttcctcctcgctGGAAGAAAACAGATCCGATTGGGCCTGGCTACGCAATGTTCGGACTTTGCTTTTCCGCTCCTTTCTTTCCGATAGTGATCTCGGTGCACTTTTCGGCCGTGGCATTTTGTCGTTGTTTGCTTCGGAATGTGTAAAATATTGCTCTAAAACACGGCGCGCGGATGAAGATGCAGGTAAAGGGAGCTGGCTCTGTTTCGAccgttatttttattgatgttCAAGCGACGCCTGCCAGAATGACAGATGAATGACAGATGAAAAGCGCGGTGTTCTAAAATGGGACGATTTTAGTACAACATTTAAACAAACCGTTTTGCCTTCTCCTATCTCTCTTTTCAGCTGCTGAAACCGAAATATCCGCTGTACGAAACGCTCAACGTTACCATCAAGGGCTACGACTATCCGCTGCTGGAAAGTTACCAAAGGTTCATCCACAATGTGGCGGATTCGATGGATCTGGAGATAGCGGACGGATACGCACAGCCGCCACAGAAGCTAAACGTGCAAAAGTTTAAACCAAACTCGAGCGTGATTGATAGCGAGTATAAGCTAACCGTTTACGAGCGTACGGTGCAGGTGGAAAAGGTACAGGCACCGCTGTATCCGCTGTTGCTCCGTACACTGCAGGCGGCCCTACCGGAAGGCGTTACGTTGAAGGTAACCGAGCACACCTGGGAGCAGGAGGAAGCTCGCTATGTGCCGGACAGGGACTTGAAGGAGCTGAAGCAGCAGCTAGACGAGATGGGTGGAGCGTCgaagaagaagtaaataaACAGTAAAAACAATTAGTTATCGTAGTGGAAGAATGTATGTAGatgtattttgtgttttacgaATTGGGGGACAGTaagaaagaatcaaaattcaaatggaaaataacaggaaaacaaataacacaaGATGAAAGGCGAACACGTTCACGAAGTTGTACTAAAAACGTCTGCCAGCTGTTCCTTCTACAGTCGCCAGCGAACAACATCCAAGGGTTAATGTGAATCATCGTTGCCAGCGAAAGTGTACGCGTATGTGTACTAGAGTTGggcaaaacgcacaaaaaagcggaactgggtccggacgattccaacaaatttcggacccagttccgaagggtaggttcaatccgacaaccgcccggaatcgtccggaatcgtctggaatcgtcagAATcacccggaatcgcccggaatcgctcggaatcgcccggaatcgcccggaatcgcccggaatcgcccggaatcgcccggaatcgtccggaatcgcccggaatcgcccggaatcgtctggaatcgtcggaattccatttcatttcatgtcatttatTCAGTGCATAACCTAATACAAATAGATACAAACAGTAACACAGGATGCTAGCGTCCATATCGAACGATATTGAGAAACTCAGTGCGCGACATTCCTGGCTTAAATGTACGACAGACAGCATTGACATATGCGCGGCGGCCGGAACGTGAActtgaatcgtctggaatcttcggaacagtcggaatcgaccggaatcggctctacTATTCACTACTATCGATTGACTACGATTCcgcacgattccggacgattccggtcgattccgggcgattccagCCAATTCCGGTCAATTCCGACTGTTCCGACGATTCCCGGAGATTACGACGATTCcgcacgattccagacgatttcagacgattctggacgattccggacgattccgacgattccgacgattccggacgattccgacgattccggacgattccggacgattccggtggaactagcgattccttctctctggaatcggaatcggtatCATACTTGCCGGAACCGGAGCGGAACCGTGGGTGCGATCCGCAGAACCCATCTCTAATGTGTACGTACATCAAAACAAATCAGCTCGTAGAACGAAACGCACGTACTTTCACCATATGGAGCTGGAACAGGCATTTGTTCAGCTTTCGACCAAGTTCCTCTTTCTGAACGGTGGCAGCCAGATTGCAGACTATCGAAATGAGATCAACACACTGCTGAACGAGCTGAACGGGCTCAACTATCGTGCGGCAAGGATCGGCGATGTGCGCTCTCCCGTCCGGCTGATGGAATCGTTCGTCAACATTCCCCCGCACGAAGATACGCTGGTGGTGAAGGCATGCTTTCTCATCAAATCACTCGTTGGTCGGCAGAAAATCGTTCTACCGGAACCGGCAGCCCTAGGGTTGATTGTGTGGTTGCGCAAGTGTCTCGAGCGACGGTTCTATCAGGTGGCCTGTGAGGCGCTTGGTACGATGCAGTTGCTTTTCCGCCGATGCAGCGATATTTCCAAGGTAAGGAAGGTTTCCGTGAATCCAGGATGACGGACCATTAGTAATcggtttaattgttttattttagcttCTTGACTTTTTCATATCAAACAACGGAATTCTAGTCAACGTGCTCACTGATCCGGACTATCGGCGAGTAGAACCGAAGACGGTCTCTTCCACCCTTGTCGACCAATGTAGCACGAGTGAGCTTTACCTGGCAGCTTTGCTGTGTCTGGAGTCGATCCTGATCTGCTCTGAACCGCTCGGTGCTGAAGTGCTCGAACCATACCTTCCGGTCGTAGGAAATGCGGTGTTGGATTTAATATTCAAAGCACGGACGGAGTCCTTCACCGAACTCGCCTACTACAGTCTGGCAACGGCGGCAGTAAACTGTCTCAGGATTGTAGTTACGCTCGATGAGTCGGGTAGTGAGTGGACCAATGAGCAGCTTGGACGACTGATTGGAGTGTCCAAGGCGTTCATGATGTACGGTATACCGGATGTGGGGAAGTTACTACCCCAACGGGTGCCGGTATCGCAACAAGGCATCCCCGAACCACAACACATACCGATTAGCAAGGGAGGGAAGACGGCCAAGACGCGTAAAACGCGAACTCATCCCAAGAACAAACGTGGCGGTGGGGCAAGAAACAGTGGGACAGGAAATCGAGAGAAACAACCGACCGAGGGTGATATCAACCGGCAACCGTATTCGGAAGCAAGCATCGTGTTGGAATGTAAGTAGAATTTTGGCTTGGTTGTGGTACAGTGTTTAAAGGGAAAGGATTACTCTTACAGGGTCCTCCAAGTGTCAACCACCGTTAGCCGGATGCTATCAAACGAGCGATTCGGATTTCTCCGAAACCGAAGCGACCTCTTCCCGGGCACAAGTCGAGCGACATCGTTCCGCAAAGCTGCGGCAGGCCGCACTATTGCTGATCGGAACGCTAGCCCAGCACGTCGAGAAGCGCGTCATGTTCGGCTACTGGCATGCACTGTTTCCCGATGAAACTCGCACACCCGCCACAGTGTCGCTGCTGAACTGTGTGCTGCGAGACCCATCGCCCAAGTGTCGCATAGCAGCCATCCAAGCAACCTCGTTTCTGCTCTACAAATCGAAACCGTTCCTTATACAGGCTGAAAGTAGCAAGAAACCGCTCGTATCGTTTACACCGTTTTCCGTTACGCTCGGCAACATGGTGATTGAAATGTACGCCATGCTGACGCAAGCCCTCACGCTCGAGAGTGACCTCACCGTGCTGACGCAGCTGCTGAAGGGTCTTACGGTGTTCATCCAGGCGACTCCGTTTCATCGTTTGCGGGTCGGAATTGCGAGCCGGTTCGTGAAGATAGTGCGCCCATTGGTGCGGCACCGCGATCCAACGATAAAAGTGGCCGCCCTGATGGTGATGGGTTTTCTGATTTCCGTGGCGGACATGACGGAAGAGATTGCAGGGTTGGTGGGAATCAAGAGGCTGGCAAAGGCACCGACCGGCAACGTGGCACGCAGTAAACCGGTTGCAAAGGCGTAAGTGGTGTTTGTTATCGGTGAAgatgttggattttgttttaattgtttcgTCATTTCCCAGATTTGATCTTGAGGTAAATCAAGAGGAGCACGAGGAAGAGGAAGCACAGGATTCTGAGCCGGAGGACGAGGAACCCTCGGAAGCGAAACAAGATGATACGCTGAACGAAAACACTGACGGAGGAGGAAGCAGCATGTCCTGGTTGCTACAGGTTACGTTGGAAAATTTGGGAGTAAATGGCGTCGCCTGCTCAGTGATGCCCGTTCGCATGGAATGCCTTCAGGTGCTGTGTGCTATGAGCAGCCATTTCTCACTGCTTGCTGACCATCTTCCAATGGTAGCGCAGGCGTTGGTGAACGCGTTCGGGGATCCATTGTCCGAAATTAAGCTGTATGCTGGCCGTTTGTTGGACCTGCTGGGACATGCCTTGCACACGGCACTTCTGTTAGAAGGTGAGATTTTAAAAGAGTTTCTCTCCGTTCAAGTGAATCAATGCAAATTTCTTTAACAGATAAAATCGACCCGGAACTTTTGGATGTGGCACTTCAGTTCTGGACCACCATCATGCCTACTGTGACAGAGCAGATACAGGATGTTTATCTTATAGCCACGCTACGCTCCGTGTGCTGTGACGCACTTGGAAACATCGGTGTCCATGTGTACGAGAAGTTCCCGGTAAGATAGACCCACAGGATAAGGTTCTGACCATAATGCACACCGTTTTGAACATACTCTATGATATGATCTTCTTTGCAGAGAGATCGACAACTCGCCCTGATTTCGCTTCTAACTGGGTGCACTTTTGACGATGATAGTGCCGTATCGTCGGCGGCAGCACGCACCCTCTCGGTGTACATTCTGTTTCCTTCCCTGCGGGACGATGTGTGCTATGTGGAAAACACAATCGAATCGATCTTGAGGATAATGCGCGACCCGAACCTAACGGCCCGCATCAAAACAAGCTGGTCGCTTGGTAACGCCACCGATGCGTTGATACTGaatcagcagcatcatcttCAGCACGAATCAACCGCGCTGGAGGATAGTTCCGTTATGATCAGTGACGACATGATGCGCAGAACGCTAGAGGTGGCACTGGAATCCGCAAAAGATAACGATAAGGTTCGCAGCAACGCTGTACGCACGATCGGCAATGTGCTGCATCTGTTGCGCCCCGCCCAGCTTGAACTGCCGGCATGGACCGGTCTGTACCAGGAGGCGATCGAACGATTGATACAGAACGTAACCGTTTCCAGCACGGTAAACGTGAAGGTGAAATGGAACGCCTGTTACGCGCTGGGGAAtatgatgaaaaatgaaaccttCTTCCTGCCCGGTGCAGGCGGCGGAAGCTGGGAGCGCCGAGTGTTTCCTGCGCTCTGTGAAACGGTCGTCAGTTCGCCCAACTTTAAGGTACGCATCAATGCTGCCCAAGCACTTTCGATCATTGGCAGGCGAGCGCACTATGGTGCGTTTTTCCACCAGACCTGGGCGGCTCTGCTGCAGGCACTGGAGCAATCGGACAATTTGGTAGATTACAACGAGTACAAGCGAAGGGACTCGCTGCAGGAACAGTTGTGCCTTTCGCTGGCGCATCTATTGCGTCTGGCGACGAGGGAAGATGTGGTATCGATGGCAACGGTGCTACTGCCGCTGTACGATGCCGTACGGGGGAACTGGGTGCGTGTGATAAGTCGCATACTGCCGGAAAAGAGTGCCGTGCTGTTGGAGTCCTATCGT contains:
- the LOC120895705 gene encoding venom serine carboxypeptidase, whose product is MLFVPCTLLLLGLWDITVIDAKRSFLNPYPRFKAMPHAPHEDVGEPLFLTPFIANHSIEAGRQAARVTHSAIPADVESYSGYLTVDEATNSNLFFWYFAAKLDREAPVVLWLQGGPGASSLYGLFTENGPFSVRSDMKLQPRKYSWHLNHHLIYIDNPVGTGFSFTDKEEGYSTNETQVGANLHNALQQFFALFPDLQQHPFFVTGESYGGKYVPAVAHTIHRHNADAKVKLNMQGIAIGNGLCDPFHQLVYGDYLYQLGLIDGNTRDQFHQYEAKGRDCISKKDFECAFDVFDELINGDQYPSGSLFKNASGFTTYFNYLQTSPDPSDEYMGKFLQLAETRRAIHVGNNSFHDLEGENKVEDHLKLDVMQSVMPYLNELLHSYRVVIYNGQLDIIVAYPLTMNYVTKLNFPGMEDYKKAPRHIWRVDGEIAGYAKEAGNLVEVLVRNAGHMVPKDRPKWALDLLMRLTHGKKYGKQ
- the LOC120895706 gene encoding RCC1-like G exchanging factor-like protein; this translates as MQSAVQSACFRQLPGCAQTCTRWYATSNRRSVLRQNVSRLPVHRFPVAKPNDTRVYVWGLAATGALGMQTSLKKQAQIFTDFVQHPSRLSFAEGRHTVADVAAGYGFTVYVVEKSDGPEVWGTGINTDGQLGVQKAPGPHKKPLELTIYPAPIDLSSAKTEQRNRVVGVSAGRAHVLALTDDGSVLAWGNNAYGQCGRKIVAEEDYFRNPVVNTIRLEEPVQAIECGQDHSMMLTKAGRVYSCGWSDDGQAGQGRYGLIDTPGPAEGDMKGERIVKVSSSCDTILAINDKGDLFGWGNSEYGQLGDVAQDNPQINIPRYLPFAKECGKIVDIAAAGSYCLALNEHGDVFSWGYGILGFGPEVQHRPTPTRIPPALFGRNEFSPNAKVISIACGITHSAAINDQHDLYMWGYNRYACLGLGHKNDQFFPLKVALNARVQKVTCGVDHTITLCKAFV
- the LOC120895707 gene encoding 39S ribosomal protein L48, mitochondrial, producing the protein MMARRLTAVLNHARAFSGTGARSFSHSAFTCTNRMYEPDYLELLKPKYPLYETLNVTIKGYDYPLLESYQRFIHNVADSMDLEIADGYAQPPQKLNVQKFKPNSSVIDSEYKLTVYERTVQVEKVQAPLYPLLLRTLQAALPEGVTLKVTEHTWEQEEARYVPDRDLKELKQQLDEMGGASKKK
- the LOC120908703 gene encoding HEAT repeat-containing protein 6 yields the protein MELEQAFVQLSTKFLFLNGGSQIADYRNEINTLLNELNGLNYRAARIGDVRSPVRLMESFVNIPPHEDTLVVKACFLIKSLVGRQKIVLPEPAALGLIVWLRKCLERRFYQVACEALGTMQLLFRRCSDISKLLDFFISNNGILVNVLTDPDYRRVEPKTVSSTLVDQCSTSELYLAALLCLESILICSEPLGAEVLEPYLPVVGNAVLDLIFKARTESFTELAYYSLATAAVNCLRIVVTLDESGSEWTNEQLGRLIGVSKAFMMYGIPDVGKLLPQRVPVSQQGIPEPQHIPISKGGKTAKTRKTRTHPKNKRGGGARNSGTGNREKQPTEGDINRQPYSEASIVLEWSSKCQPPLAGCYQTSDSDFSETEATSSRAQVERHRSAKLRQAALLLIGTLAQHVEKRVMFGYWHALFPDETRTPATVSLLNCVLRDPSPKCRIAAIQATSFLLYKSKPFLIQAESSKKPLVSFTPFSVTLGNMVIEMYAMLTQALTLESDLTVLTQLLKGLTVFIQATPFHRLRVGIASRFVKIVRPLVRHRDPTIKVAALMVMGFLISVADMTEEIAGLVGIKRLAKAPTGNVARSKPVAKAFDLEVNQEEHEEEEAQDSEPEDEEPSEAKQDDTLNENTDGGGSSMSWLLQVTLENLGVNGVACSVMPVRMECLQVLCAMSSHFSLLADHLPMVAQALVNAFGDPLSEIKLYAGRLLDLLGHALHTALLLEDKIDPELLDVALQFWTTIMPTVTEQIQDVYLIATLRSVCCDALGNIGVHVYEKFPRDRQLALISLLTGCTFDDDSAVSSAAARTLSVYILFPSLRDDVCYVENTIESILRIMRDPNLTARIKTSWSLGNATDALILNQQHHLQHESTALEDSSVMISDDMMRRTLEVALESAKDNDKVRSNAVRTIGNVLHLLRPAQLELPAWTGLYQEAIERLIQNVTVSSTVNVKVKWNACYALGNMMKNETFFLPGAGGGSWERRVFPALCETVVSSPNFKVRINAAQALSIIGRRAHYGAFFHQTWAALLQALEQSDNLVDYNEYKRRDSLQEQLCLSLAHLLRLATREDVVSMATVLLPLYDAVRGNWVRVISRILPEKSAVLLESYRVLMELRKGKAEGEPVPASSWDLLLKCFKDSDVC